In a genomic window of Pelotomaculum thermopropionicum SI:
- the RfaG gene encoding glycosyltransferase produces the protein MVVNSDFRHDARAQKEALSLTRAGYSVTVFSLAMTGPPEQCFKGIRLLNPATGRLARFPYRISCLRSWWQVMRALLQEKGDVWHAHDLETLPFVFIASKLRGGKTVYDSHELWQGYDWPGRGGRWRAARRLVWKGWLYLEKVLAKRCHLVIAVNESCAAEMARLLRVQTPLVLRNCVDPAGDPDGAGGLRERLGIARGEALAVYSGHLKEGRGLENLLEAWAGVPCRAALAFVGYGPLEVKLRQVVQSARLKNVHFLPAVQAWELPEFICGASLGLVLTEESDLNSRFSLPNKLFEYTAAGVPVLASDLPEIRRLVTKYDTGVLVDPRDRGGVRRFLTELLCDGERLARLRQNVLKAREILTWQQEVKGLINEYSKITGGIRE, from the coding sequence ATGGTGGTCAACAGTGATTTCCGCCACGATGCGAGGGCTCAGAAAGAAGCCTTGAGTTTAACCCGGGCGGGGTACAGCGTGACCGTTTTTTCCCTGGCCATGACCGGTCCGCCGGAACAGTGCTTTAAAGGTATCAGGCTGCTGAATCCCGCTACCGGCAGGCTGGCCCGGTTTCCTTACAGGATCTCCTGCCTGCGATCCTGGTGGCAGGTCATGCGCGCCCTTCTGCAGGAGAAAGGGGACGTATGGCATGCCCACGACCTGGAGACCCTCCCTTTCGTGTTTATTGCCTCAAAGCTGAGAGGCGGCAAAACGGTTTACGACTCGCACGAACTCTGGCAGGGGTATGACTGGCCGGGCCGCGGCGGCAGGTGGCGGGCCGCCAGGCGCCTGGTGTGGAAGGGCTGGCTTTACCTGGAGAAGGTACTGGCAAAACGCTGCCATCTGGTAATTGCCGTAAATGAAAGCTGCGCCGCGGAAATGGCCAGGTTGCTGCGTGTGCAGACACCGCTGGTGCTGAGAAACTGCGTTGACCCGGCCGGGGATCCTGACGGGGCCGGCGGCCTGCGGGAAAGGCTGGGAATTGCCCGCGGGGAGGCGCTGGCGGTTTACAGCGGGCACCTGAAGGAAGGGCGCGGCCTGGAAAACCTGCTAGAAGCCTGGGCCGGCGTGCCTTGCAGGGCGGCCCTGGCCTTTGTGGGCTACGGGCCGCTGGAGGTTAAACTGCGGCAGGTTGTGCAGTCTGCCCGGTTGAAAAACGTCCATTTCCTGCCCGCGGTGCAGGCCTGGGAACTTCCGGAATTTATATGCGGGGCTTCCCTGGGGCTGGTTTTAACCGAAGAAAGCGACCTGAACAGCCGCTTTTCCCTGCCGAACAAGCTGTTTGAATATACGGCGGCAGGGGTGCCGGTGCTGGCCTCCGACCTTCCGGAAATCCGCCGCCTGGTTACAAAGTATGACACCGGCGTCCTTGTGGATCCCCGGGACCGCGGCGGGGTCAGGCGGTTCCTGACCGAACTGCTTTGCGACGGCGAAAGGCTGGCCCGCCTGCGGCAGAACGTCCTCAAGGCCAGGGAAATTTTAACATGGCAGCAGGAAGTGAAAGGACTGATCAATGAGTACTCAAAAATTACCGGTGGAATTCGTGAATAA
- the WecB gene encoding UDP-N-acetylglucosamine 2-epimerase, with protein sequence MKVATVVGTRPQFVKAAVVSRALRERHREILIHTGQHYDINMSGVFFAGLDIPAPDYCLNAGSGAPGRQLAGMLGGLESVFDREKPDIVLVYGDSRSTLAAALAASKAGVPLAHVEAGLRSHRQSMPEEFNRIVTDHLSSILFCPSETAVRNLEQEGFTGIINRGRLVSIEEVPDRPACPQVVNVGDVMVDVLLEYAGKERCPVLPAGKQFWQRGKYLLATVHRAENTDNKERLAAILESFAEAGEKVVFPVHPRTAKKIVEFGLTGYLRHHRIDAIEPVGYLEMLCLIKNARMVLTDSGGVQKEAFILKVPCITLREETEWVETVERGCNVLVGCAPELIRRALATAPACDWSGNPYGRGDASRLIARVLEGFICRG encoded by the coding sequence TTGAAAGTTGCCACTGTGGTCGGCACCAGGCCCCAGTTTGTCAAGGCGGCAGTGGTTTCCCGGGCTTTAAGGGAGAGGCACCGCGAAATACTTATCCACACCGGTCAGCATTATGACATCAACATGTCCGGGGTGTTTTTTGCCGGTCTGGACATCCCCGCGCCCGATTATTGCCTGAACGCCGGTTCCGGCGCGCCCGGCCGGCAGCTGGCCGGGATGCTCGGTGGGCTGGAGTCTGTATTTGACCGGGAGAAGCCGGATATCGTCCTTGTTTACGGCGACTCCCGCTCCACCCTGGCGGCGGCCCTGGCAGCATCTAAGGCAGGCGTGCCCCTGGCCCATGTCGAAGCAGGCCTGCGCAGCCACAGGCAATCCATGCCCGAGGAATTTAACCGGATCGTGACCGACCACCTGTCTTCAATCCTGTTCTGCCCGTCGGAAACGGCCGTGCGCAATCTCGAACAGGAAGGGTTTACCGGCATAATTAATCGCGGCCGGCTGGTAAGTATAGAGGAAGTCCCGGACCGGCCGGCCTGCCCCCAGGTTGTCAACGTCGGGGACGTCATGGTTGACGTTCTTCTGGAGTATGCGGGCAAAGAGAGATGCCCTGTGCTTCCGGCGGGAAAGCAGTTCTGGCAGCGCGGGAAATACCTTCTCGCTACCGTGCACCGGGCGGAGAATACCGATAATAAGGAAAGGCTGGCCGCCATTCTGGAAAGCTTTGCCGAAGCGGGCGAAAAGGTGGTCTTTCCGGTTCACCCCCGGACCGCCAAAAAAATTGTAGAGTTCGGCCTGACAGGGTATTTACGGCATCACCGCATTGATGCAATTGAGCCGGTGGGGTACCTGGAAATGCTTTGCCTGATTAAAAATGCCAGGATGGTCCTGACCGATTCCGGGGGTGTGCAAAAGGAGGCCTTTATCCTGAAGGTCCCGTGCATTACCCTGCGGGAGGAAACTGAGTGGGTGGAAACGGTTGAAAGGGGCTGCAATGTGCTGGTAGGCTGTGCACCTGAACTTATCAGAAGGGCCCTGGCAACGGCTCCCGCTTGCGACTGGTCGGGTAACCCCTACGGGCGGGGAGATGCCTCCCGCCTGATTGCCCGGGTGCTGGAGGGGTTTATTTGCCGCGGGTAG